A region of Argentina anserina chromosome 5, drPotAnse1.1, whole genome shotgun sequence DNA encodes the following proteins:
- the LOC126795952 gene encoding uncharacterized protein LOC126795952 has product MDPPPPPNPYPQPPFPTATAISAVPTAVEPANYNNNTTPVAHVAANPTQVAAPTFTHPPYAEMIYGAIAALKERDGSSRRAIAKYIEHLYPSLPPTHDFLLTQHLKRLKNSGHLEMVKKSYKIPGPPRSDAPPPPLPIDSAPPPSAASPDKPRGRGRPPKPKPELQQIPHQYILQQQMLQQQQQQQQQPIPIPQQPIPIPQQPFSMSIPQQPISISFPQQPISIPIPIPQMPIPIPQHPIVQPNYQAFPQPTLPQTLPEPVAQQQPNSQPMLVSPGPAEEPKKRPGRPRKAPAALAIVQNSPIVSAKRGRGRPPGSRMSKKRPGRPPKPKTVSSVSGPNGIVKRRPGRPSKAEPRTVFIPYNATNVPIIGAFDQSNGPNVVVPQPAPRPRGRPKKDKSAAASSGVAGVSGKPRGRPPLVPGMDRPKLSRSGRPVGRPRKDASLAITAAPDPYIAENAELKRKLEYLQSRVVQAVGVLKPFLNSGSAVDAAAAIQELEGLATMDISAPLIIATQQPALQS; this is encoded by the exons ATGGACCCACCACCTCCTCCCAATCCTTATCCTCAGCCGCCCTTCCCCACCGCCACCGCCATCTCCGCCGTCCCAACTGCCGTCGAACCCGCGAACTACAATAACAACACCACCCCGGTTGCCCATGTAGCTGCCAACCCCACTCAAGTAGCTGCCCCTACTTTCACCCACCCTCCTTATGCTGAG ATGATATACGGAGCTATTGCAGCGTTGAAGGAGAGGGACGGGTCGAGCAGGAGAGCTATAGCTAAGTACATCGAGCACCTCTACCCGAGCCTCCCACCTACTCACGATTTCTTGTTGACTCAACATCTTAAGCGACTGAAAAACTCTGGTCATCTTGAAATGGTCAAGAAGTCCTACAAGATCCCCGGTCCTCCCAGATCTGACGCTCCGCCCCCTCCTCTCCCTATCGACTCTGCTCCTCCTCCCTCTGCTGCCTCTCCTGACAAGCCCCGTGGCCGCGGCCGTCCTCCCAAGCCCAAGCCGGAACTGCAGCAGATTCCGCACCAGTATATTTTGCAGCAACAGATGttgcaacaacaacaacagcagcagcagcagccgaTTCCCATTCCCCAGCAGCCGATTCCCATTCCTCAGCAGCCGTTTTCAATGTCCATTCCTCAGCAGCcgatttcaatttcatttccCCAACAGCCGATTTCGATTCCGATTCCTATTCCACAAATGCCGATTCCCATTCCACAGCACCCCATTGTCCAGCCCAATTATCAGGCTTTTCCACAGCCCACACTGCCGCAGACCTTGCCCGAGCCCGTTGCTCAGCAGCAGCCCAATTCTCAGCCCATGCTAGTTTCCCCGGGGCCCGCAGAGGAGCCCAAGAAGCGACCTGGCCGGCCGCGTAAAGCTCCGGCAGCCCTTGCGATCGTGCAGAACAGCCCAATTGTGTCAGCCAAGAGGGGCAGGGGTCGTCCTCCGGGGTCTAGGATGTCGAAGAAGAGACCAGGGCGTCCTCCTAAACCCAAGACGGTTTCGAGTGTTTCGGGTCCTAACGGGATTGTGAAGAGGAGGCCAGGACGTCCCTCTAAAGCTGAGCCGAGGACTGTGTTTATTCCATATAATGCTACCAATGTGCCTATAATTGGAGCATTTGATCAAAGCAATGGGCCCAATGTAGTGGTGCCACAACCGGCACCAAGGCCCAGAGGTCGGCCCAAGAAGGATAAGTCAGCTGCTGCCTCTTCTGGTGTGGCTGGGGTCAGTGGTAAGCCGCGGGGCAGACCGCCTCTGGTTCCCGGGATGGACCGGCCCAAGTTAAGTAGGAGTGGGAGGCCTGTTGGCAGGCCCAGGAAG GATGCATCGCTAGCAATAACTGCAGCACCTGATCCATATATAGCTGAAAACGCAGAATTGAAGAGGAAACTGGAATACTTG CAATCAAGAGTGGTTCAAGCTGTTGGTGTGCTAAAACCTTTCTTGAATAGTGGAAGCGCAGTTGATGCTGCTGCTGCAATCCAAGAATTAGAAGGGCTTGCAACCATGGACATCAGTGCCCCGTTAATTATTGCAACTCAGCAGCCGGCACTCCAAAGTTGA